The Haloarchaeobius amylolyticus genome window below encodes:
- a CDS encoding mechanosensitive ion channel family protein: MFGGIVLQPSGEGLTGLARTLWQLGVPASYAEVVADILLFVVAFVAIYAIGRILVTPVVERLMDRRGLDRHARVPLRKLTNFALFFAAIGIAFAAAGFGNILTAIATIGAAATLAIGFAMQDVIANFVAGVFIFTDKPFRIGDWIEWDGHSGIVEDISLRVTRVRTFDNELLTVPNSQLTNGVIKNPVAKDQLRMQFLFGIGYDDDIDQATEIIVEEAEKHEDIMDDPEPTVRLTELGDSSVGLKSRIWIEEPSRADFVRTRGEYVQAVKERFDEEGIDIPYPNRTIGGSLDVEQLAQVATADD, from the coding sequence ATGTTCGGGGGAATCGTCCTCCAGCCGAGCGGCGAGGGCCTCACAGGGCTCGCGCGCACGCTCTGGCAACTCGGCGTCCCGGCCAGCTACGCGGAGGTCGTCGCGGACATCCTGCTGTTCGTCGTCGCGTTCGTCGCCATCTACGCCATCGGTCGCATCCTCGTCACGCCGGTCGTGGAGCGGTTGATGGACCGACGAGGGCTCGACAGGCACGCCAGAGTCCCGCTGCGCAAGCTCACCAACTTCGCGCTGTTCTTCGCCGCCATCGGTATCGCGTTCGCGGCGGCCGGCTTCGGCAACATCCTGACCGCCATCGCGACCATCGGCGCGGCAGCCACGCTCGCCATCGGTTTCGCGATGCAGGACGTCATCGCGAACTTCGTCGCTGGCGTGTTCATCTTCACGGACAAACCCTTCCGCATCGGCGACTGGATCGAGTGGGACGGCCACTCCGGCATCGTCGAGGACATCAGCCTGCGGGTCACCCGGGTCCGCACCTTCGACAACGAGCTGCTGACGGTCCCGAACTCGCAGCTGACCAACGGCGTCATCAAGAACCCCGTCGCGAAGGACCAGCTCCGCATGCAGTTCCTCTTCGGCATCGGCTACGACGACGACATCGACCAGGCGACCGAGATCATCGTCGAGGAGGCCGAGAAGCACGAGGACATCATGGACGACCCCGAGCCGACCGTCCGCCTCACCGAGCTGGGTGACTCCTCGGTCGGGCTCAAGTCGCGCATCTGGATCGAGGAGCCGTCCCGCGCCGACTTCGTCCGGACGCGCGGCGAGTACGTCCAGGCCGTCAAGGAGCGCTTCGACGAGGAGGGCATCGACATCCCCTACCCGAACCGCACCATCGGCGGCTCGCTGGACGTCGAACAGCTCGCACAGGTCGCCACCGCGGACGACTGA
- a CDS encoding YhbY family RNA-binding protein, producing the protein MSNEELRRQAHELDVTVWVGKGGIDAVVDELKDQLQGNDLVKVKFLRAARGGTSTEELAEELADLTNADLFDVRGNTAVYR; encoded by the coding sequence ATGAGTAACGAAGAGCTCCGTCGACAGGCCCACGAACTCGACGTGACGGTCTGGGTCGGCAAGGGCGGAATCGACGCGGTCGTCGACGAGTTGAAAGACCAGTTGCAGGGGAACGACCTCGTGAAGGTGAAGTTCCTGCGGGCGGCCCGCGGCGGCACCTCCACGGAGGAGCTCGCCGAGGAGCTGGCGGACCTCACGAACGCCGACCTCTTCGACGTGCGCGGGAACACCGCGGTGTACCGGTGA
- a CDS encoding ribonuclease P protein component 4 produces MTIAEERIDRLDALAREATRAGEYDRAREYVRLARRIAERNRIRLPYRFKRFTCDACDAYLLPGTNARTRLQDGHVVVTCDCGHHTRYPYR; encoded by the coding sequence ATGACCATCGCGGAGGAGCGCATCGACCGGCTGGACGCCCTCGCCCGCGAGGCGACCCGCGCCGGCGAGTACGACCGGGCTCGCGAGTACGTCCGTCTCGCGAGACGCATCGCCGAACGGAACCGCATCCGGCTCCCCTACCGGTTCAAGCGCTTCACCTGCGATGCCTGCGACGCCTACCTTCTCCCGGGCACGAACGCCCGGACCCGCCTGCAGGACGGCCACGTCGTCGTCACCTGCGACTGCGGGCACCACACGCGATACCCGTACCGCTGA
- a CDS encoding glycosyltransferase family 4 protein: MRVLNHLELESQLERSGIGTAADQQRAALAKAAPEIDVVESPWTDGSIPDAAFAHLAFDEDLFADYDLAHCNMIGPTSLAVARHAKRNDIPLVLHAHVTKEDFRGSFRFSNAVAPALGAYLKRFYSQADLVLCPSEYTKGVLEDYPLDAPIEPISNGIDLDSMAGHEPFRDETREEYDLDGMVVFAVGSVFERKGLTTFCELAQATDYDFAWFGTYDEGPHASKTVRRWTQNPPENLTFTGWVDDKRAAFAAGDVFCFPSKVENQGLVVLEAMACEKAVVLRDIPVFREYFEDGHDCLLCETSAEFEAALDRLAEDPDLRRRLGENARETAEEHSLETVGEELAATYRDLLSE, from the coding sequence GTGCGCGTCCTCAATCACCTCGAACTCGAGTCGCAGTTGGAGCGAAGCGGCATCGGTACGGCTGCCGACCAGCAGCGCGCGGCGCTGGCGAAGGCCGCCCCGGAGATAGACGTCGTCGAGTCGCCGTGGACCGACGGCTCCATCCCGGACGCCGCCTTCGCCCACCTCGCGTTCGACGAGGACCTCTTCGCCGACTACGACCTCGCCCACTGCAACATGATCGGGCCGACGTCGCTGGCGGTGGCCCGGCACGCGAAGCGCAACGACATCCCGCTCGTGTTGCACGCCCACGTGACGAAGGAGGACTTCCGTGGCTCCTTCCGGTTCTCGAACGCGGTCGCACCCGCCCTCGGCGCCTACCTGAAGCGGTTCTACTCGCAGGCCGACCTCGTGCTCTGTCCCTCCGAGTACACGAAGGGCGTCCTCGAGGACTATCCACTCGACGCCCCCATCGAGCCCATCTCGAACGGTATCGACCTCGACTCGATGGCCGGCCACGAACCCTTCCGCGACGAGACCCGCGAGGAGTACGACCTCGACGGGATGGTCGTCTTCGCGGTCGGCAGCGTCTTCGAGCGCAAGGGCCTGACGACCTTCTGCGAACTGGCGCAGGCGACCGACTACGACTTCGCCTGGTTCGGCACCTACGACGAGGGGCCACACGCCTCGAAGACCGTCCGACGGTGGACCCAGAACCCGCCCGAGAACCTCACCTTCACGGGCTGGGTCGACGACAAGCGCGCCGCCTTCGCCGCCGGCGACGTGTTCTGCTTCCCCTCGAAGGTCGAGAACCAGGGCCTCGTCGTGCTGGAGGCGATGGCCTGCGAGAAGGCGGTCGTCCTCCGGGACATCCCCGTCTTCCGCGAGTACTTCGAGGACGGTCACGACTGCCTGCTCTGTGAGACCAGCGCGGAGTTCGAGGCGGCGCTCGACCGCCTCGCCGAGGACCCGGACCTGCGACGGAGACTCGGCGAGAACGCTCGCGAGACCGCAGAGGAACACAGCCTCGAGACCGTGGGCGAGGAGCTGGCCGCGACGTACCGGGACCTCCTTTCCGAGTGA
- a CDS encoding glycosyltransferase: protein MTEQVAAFTDTYLPTVNGVTYTIKSWRDRWNREDGWMDVVYPDSEGHSPDAGEYPVRSVPFPFYEGFRVGAPQIPDAVENADVIHAHTAFALGLASLRLARAEDKPLVASYHTPTAEYAEYISPSQTLAGGLQKLSKRYERWFYDRADLVITPSEPTRRHLTDVVGVDTPVRVVSNGIDIEQFRPVDPTDFRDRYDLSGTLVGYTGRHGYEKELDQILAAAEGLDATVVFGGDGPARSDLEREARRRDVDARFLGFLDREEMPAFYSALDVFTFPSPVETQGLVALEANACGTPVVGVNDGALAETVDDGVTGYHFERGDVTGFREGIQQALADHERLSENCLARRDRVSIDNAVDRLASLYDNVS, encoded by the coding sequence ATGACAGAACAGGTTGCGGCCTTTACCGATACCTATCTCCCCACGGTAAACGGCGTGACCTACACCATCAAGTCCTGGCGGGACCGGTGGAACCGCGAGGACGGGTGGATGGACGTGGTCTACCCCGACTCCGAGGGCCACTCTCCTGATGCCGGAGAGTACCCGGTCCGGTCGGTCCCCTTCCCGTTCTACGAGGGCTTCCGCGTCGGCGCCCCCCAGATCCCCGACGCGGTCGAGAACGCCGACGTCATCCACGCCCACACCGCGTTCGCGCTCGGCCTCGCCAGCCTGCGACTGGCCCGCGCCGAGGACAAACCGCTCGTCGCCTCCTACCACACGCCGACCGCCGAGTACGCCGAGTACATCTCCCCCTCCCAGACGCTCGCGGGCGGCCTCCAGAAGCTCAGCAAGCGCTACGAGCGCTGGTTCTACGACCGGGCCGACCTCGTCATCACGCCGTCGGAGCCGACCCGCCGACACCTCACCGATGTCGTCGGCGTCGACACCCCGGTCCGGGTCGTCTCGAACGGTATCGACATCGAGCAGTTCCGGCCCGTCGACCCGACCGACTTCCGGGACCGCTACGACCTCTCGGGGACGCTGGTCGGCTACACCGGCCGCCACGGCTACGAGAAGGAACTCGACCAGATCCTCGCCGCCGCCGAAGGGCTGGACGCGACCGTCGTCTTCGGTGGCGACGGCCCCGCCCGCTCGGACCTCGAACGCGAGGCGCGACGACGCGACGTCGACGCCCGGTTCCTCGGCTTCCTCGACCGCGAGGAGATGCCCGCCTTCTACTCCGCACTCGACGTGTTCACCTTCCCCTCGCCGGTCGAGACGCAGGGCCTCGTCGCGCTGGAGGCCAACGCCTGCGGGACCCCCGTCGTCGGCGTGAACGACGGTGCACTCGCCGAGACCGTCGACGACGGCGTCACCGGCTACCACTTCGAACGCGGCGACGTGACCGGCTTCCGGGAGGGTATCCAGCAGGCCCTCGCCGACCACGAGCGGCTCTCGGAGAACTGTCTGGCCCGTCGTGACCGCGTCAGCATCGACAACGCGGTCGACCGCCTCGCCTCGCTCTACGACAACGTGTCGTAA
- a CDS encoding DUF2797 domain-containing protein encodes MQIVGYETERESRLPALVFAADGEPTRQPLDPGTELAYTLGDRWCAGALADGEHRACDRADAPYCYQHQSRWPCARCTGGCDKPLDTCEEEHAVYLAAFAPDTFKVGVTRSWRLETRLREQGADRAAHVHTVSDGRIARQLEAEHAREVPLPDRVRVPTKIAGLAEQVDEVAWERLLGEFDPIETFSFDYGLDLAANPIPETLLSGTVVGVQGRVVVLETGGTTYGVDMRDLVGHGVEETATDRDLQSSLGAFV; translated from the coding sequence GTGCAGATAGTGGGGTACGAGACCGAGCGCGAGTCGCGCTTGCCGGCGCTCGTGTTCGCCGCGGACGGCGAGCCGACGCGCCAGCCCCTCGACCCCGGGACCGAACTGGCGTACACCCTCGGCGACCGGTGGTGTGCGGGTGCCCTCGCCGACGGGGAACACCGGGCCTGCGACCGGGCCGACGCGCCGTACTGTTACCAGCACCAGAGCCGCTGGCCGTGTGCGCGCTGTACCGGGGGCTGCGACAAACCGCTCGACACCTGCGAGGAGGAACACGCGGTCTACCTCGCGGCGTTCGCCCCGGACACGTTCAAGGTGGGCGTCACCCGGTCCTGGCGGCTGGAGACCCGCCTCCGCGAGCAGGGCGCCGACCGGGCGGCCCACGTCCACACCGTCTCGGACGGGCGCATCGCCCGCCAGCTGGAGGCCGAACACGCCCGCGAGGTCCCTCTCCCCGACCGGGTCCGGGTCCCGACGAAGATCGCCGGCCTGGCCGAGCAGGTCGACGAGGTGGCCTGGGAGCGCCTGCTCGGGGAGTTCGACCCCATCGAGACGTTCTCGTTCGACTACGGCCTCGACCTCGCGGCGAACCCCATCCCGGAGACGCTCCTCTCGGGGACCGTCGTCGGGGTACAGGGCCGGGTCGTCGTCCTGGAGACCGGCGGGACGACCTACGGCGTCGACATGCGCGACCTCGTCGGCCACGGCGTCGAGGAGACGGCGACCGACCGGGACCTGCAGTCCAGCCTCGGCGCGTTCGTCTAG
- a CDS encoding efflux RND transporter permease subunit: MNADRIAEAIVAHSKVVIVLLFVATLVVGSAASQVDQSTSTDSFQTETEAADKLDYVRENFRTEGQNRTTVQVVVRGDNVLSKDSLLATLRFQQTLRENETVDGTLAEAPAVVDVSNAVAIAAIQRERAGSDGGGAAGGSAGGGDGQPAAPPTLDEQISAVESLNESEVDALVGRVLGPDSSGRTPGGDALTLMPVDYEPGSTTADARVLLVFQSVPADTSGTDLPEDVAAGQLAVQDIAAEDLGEESFVFGVGIVDDETGRSIGDSFTIIGPLALLLVIVTLVIAYRDLVDIVLSTLGIGLVLVWMQGFMGWMGIDFSTTLIAVPILLIGLAIDYAIHVFMRHREAREADPDASVGATMKRALAGVGVALVWVTVTTSIGFLSNLSSPLPPLQNFGLASAAGIVASLLVFGALIPALKVEVDGLLERFGVDRRKKPFGGEGRGVGRLLAVGSIGAKRAPVAVLLVALLVSAGGAYGATQVDTSFDRSDFLTEEPPDWMKELPEPFAPGEYNIRQNAEYLNGKFLQQDQSSQAELLVQGSVAAPDTLERVQQVRDRASESETVITLADGEPRILGPISTIQRVAAQNDSFASTVAEADTDGDGVPDQNLEAVYDRLYAVAPDDARRVVAREDGEYVALRMQVAIQGGSPVPQVRDEMQAAVEPAQGNGLTATATGQPVLTAIIQDGLLETVVVTLVVTVLAVLAVLVVGYRLFAGYGSLGAVTLVPVVLSLSWVLGAMWLLKIPFNAQTALITSLGIGLGVDYSIHMSERFTDELDRTGSVDRAVSATVGGTGGALLGSAVTTASGFSVLALAIVPSLQRFGIVIGLAIVFAFVGAVLVFPSLLVLWGRLVPEDAAQDRPETTDATVRPES; this comes from the coding sequence GTGAACGCGGACCGCATCGCCGAGGCCATCGTCGCCCACAGCAAGGTCGTCATCGTCCTGCTGTTCGTGGCGACGCTCGTCGTCGGGAGCGCCGCCTCGCAGGTCGACCAGTCGACCTCGACCGACAGTTTCCAGACCGAGACGGAGGCCGCGGACAAGCTCGACTACGTCCGCGAGAACTTCCGGACGGAGGGCCAGAACCGGACCACGGTCCAGGTGGTCGTCCGGGGCGACAACGTCCTCTCGAAGGACTCGTTGCTCGCGACCCTGCGCTTCCAGCAGACACTGCGTGAGAACGAGACGGTCGACGGGACGCTCGCCGAGGCGCCGGCGGTCGTCGACGTCTCCAACGCGGTCGCCATCGCGGCCATCCAGCGCGAACGCGCCGGGAGTGACGGCGGCGGAGCAGCCGGCGGTTCGGCAGGTGGCGGTGACGGCCAACCCGCCGCGCCGCCGACCCTCGACGAGCAGATATCCGCCGTCGAGTCCCTGAACGAGTCCGAGGTCGACGCACTGGTCGGGCGGGTGCTCGGCCCCGACTCGTCGGGACGCACCCCCGGCGGTGACGCCCTGACGCTCATGCCGGTCGACTACGAGCCCGGGTCGACCACCGCCGACGCCCGCGTCCTGCTGGTCTTCCAGTCGGTCCCGGCCGACACCAGCGGCACCGACCTGCCCGAGGACGTCGCCGCGGGCCAGCTCGCGGTGCAGGACATCGCCGCCGAGGACCTCGGCGAGGAGTCGTTCGTCTTCGGCGTCGGCATCGTCGACGACGAGACGGGCCGGTCCATCGGGGACAGTTTCACCATCATCGGGCCGCTCGCGCTCCTCCTCGTCATCGTCACGCTGGTCATCGCGTACCGCGACCTCGTCGACATCGTCCTCAGCACCCTCGGTATCGGGCTCGTGCTGGTCTGGATGCAGGGGTTCATGGGCTGGATGGGCATCGACTTCTCGACGACGCTCATCGCGGTCCCCATCCTGCTCATCGGGCTGGCCATCGACTACGCCATCCACGTGTTCATGCGCCACCGCGAGGCCCGGGAGGCCGACCCCGACGCCTCGGTCGGCGCGACGATGAAGCGCGCCCTGGCCGGGGTCGGCGTCGCGCTGGTCTGGGTGACCGTGACGACCTCCATCGGGTTCCTCTCGAACCTCTCCAGTCCCCTCCCGCCGCTCCAGAACTTCGGGCTGGCGAGCGCCGCGGGTATCGTCGCCTCCCTCCTCGTCTTCGGGGCGCTCATCCCCGCGCTCAAGGTGGAGGTCGACGGCCTGCTCGAACGGTTCGGCGTCGACCGGCGCAAGAAGCCCTTCGGCGGCGAGGGCCGCGGCGTCGGCAGGCTGCTCGCGGTCGGGAGCATCGGCGCGAAGCGCGCCCCGGTCGCGGTGCTGCTCGTCGCGCTGCTCGTCAGCGCCGGCGGGGCCTACGGCGCGACCCAGGTCGACACCAGTTTCGACCGGAGCGACTTCCTCACCGAGGAGCCGCCGGACTGGATGAAAGAGTTACCAGAACCGTTCGCGCCCGGCGAGTACAACATCCGGCAGAACGCCGAGTACCTCAACGGGAAGTTCCTCCAGCAGGACCAGTCCTCGCAGGCGGAGTTGCTCGTCCAGGGGTCGGTCGCGGCCCCGGACACGCTCGAACGCGTCCAGCAGGTCCGCGACCGGGCGAGCGAGAGCGAGACGGTCATCACGCTCGCCGACGGCGAGCCCCGCATCCTCGGGCCCATCTCGACCATCCAGCGCGTCGCGGCCCAGAACGATTCCTTCGCGTCCACGGTCGCCGAGGCCGACACCGACGGCGACGGCGTGCCGGACCAGAACCTCGAGGCGGTGTACGACCGGCTCTACGCGGTCGCTCCCGACGACGCTCGTCGGGTCGTGGCCCGCGAGGACGGCGAGTACGTCGCGTTGCGCATGCAGGTCGCCATCCAGGGCGGCTCACCGGTCCCGCAGGTCCGCGACGAGATGCAGGCCGCGGTCGAACCGGCACAGGGCAACGGCCTGACCGCCACCGCGACCGGCCAGCCCGTCCTCACCGCCATCATCCAGGACGGCCTGCTGGAGACGGTCGTCGTCACGCTGGTCGTCACGGTACTGGCGGTCCTCGCGGTCCTCGTGGTCGGCTACCGGCTGTTCGCCGGGTACGGCTCGCTCGGGGCGGTCACGCTCGTCCCGGTCGTGCTCTCGCTCTCGTGGGTGCTCGGGGCGATGTGGCTGCTGAAGATCCCCTTCAACGCCCAGACCGCACTCATCACCAGCCTCGGTATCGGCCTCGGCGTCGACTACAGCATCCACATGTCCGAGCGTTTCACCGACGAACTCGACCGGACCGGCAGCGTCGACCGGGCGGTCTCGGCGACCGTCGGCGGGACCGGCGGCGCGCTGCTCGGGAGTGCGGTGACCACCGCGTCCGGGTTCTCCGTGCTCGCGCTCGCCATCGTGCCGTCGCTCCAGCGCTTCGGCATCGTCATCGGCCTCGCCATCGTGTTCGCGTTCGTCGGCGCGGTGCTGGTGTTCCCGAGCCTGCTGGTGCTCTGGGGACGGCTGGTACCGGAGGACGCTGCGCAGGACCGACCGGAGACGACCGACGCTACTGTGCGACCCGAATCCTGA
- a CDS encoding BsuPI-related putative proteinase inhibitor, with product MSLTGTLDATATDDGVTFTFTVENTGTDPVELQFSDGQTHDVIVLEDEDTEVWTWSEGRMFMQMLQQETVAPGDHVTYECAWEDPAPGSYVAEAFLSASNADCEASAQFSV from the coding sequence ATGTCACTCACGGGCACACTCGACGCGACGGCGACAGACGACGGCGTCACCTTCACGTTCACCGTCGAGAACACCGGCACCGACCCCGTCGAGCTCCAGTTCTCCGACGGGCAGACCCACGACGTGATCGTCCTCGAGGACGAGGACACCGAGGTCTGGACCTGGAGCGAGGGCCGCATGTTCATGCAGATGCTGCAACAGGAGACGGTCGCCCCCGGCGACCACGTCACCTACGAGTGCGCCTGGGAGGACCCGGCCCCCGGGTCCTACGTCGCCGAGGCGTTCCTCTCGGCCTCGAACGCCGACTGCGAGGCGTCGGCCCAGTTCAGCGTCTGA
- a CDS encoding S8 family peptidase encodes MVPDNTNHTRRQLLKTTSGALAGAGLTGLASAAPTDTVEVNVGVSGRRGRADVRQQADEVVREFAFDAMTIRVAKQALDGLRKNPDVRYVEENGEMHAIAQTEPWGVDRVDADVAHANGETGSGADIAIIDTGIDSDHPDLQANLGEGYAVTGCGDGGFACFFSGNSNDCYEPWDDDNDHGTHCAGIAGADDNTEDVVGVTTEATLHAVKVLDCAGSGSYSDIAAGIEYVADQGWDVASMSLGGSSSQTVKDACQYAADAGVLLVAAAGNDGSCTDCVGYPAAYDTVIAVSSTNQNDELSSFSSQGPEVEIAAPGSDITSTVPGGTATFSGTSMACPHVAGAGGHLMASGQSASEARSTLGSTAEDIGLAENESGNGLLDVAASLGLDSSDDT; translated from the coding sequence ATGGTGCCAGACAACACCAACCACACGCGACGCCAGCTACTGAAGACGACCTCCGGTGCCCTCGCCGGGGCGGGGCTGACAGGACTCGCGAGTGCAGCCCCGACCGACACGGTGGAGGTCAACGTCGGCGTGAGCGGTCGCCGCGGCCGGGCCGACGTCCGCCAGCAGGCCGACGAGGTCGTCCGCGAGTTCGCGTTCGACGCCATGACCATCCGGGTCGCCAAGCAGGCACTGGACGGGCTCCGGAAGAACCCCGACGTCCGGTACGTCGAGGAGAACGGCGAGATGCACGCCATCGCCCAGACCGAACCCTGGGGCGTCGACCGGGTCGACGCGGACGTGGCACACGCGAACGGCGAAACCGGAAGCGGTGCAGACATCGCCATCATCGACACCGGCATCGACTCGGACCACCCCGACCTGCAGGCCAACCTCGGGGAGGGCTACGCGGTCACCGGCTGCGGTGACGGCGGCTTCGCCTGTTTCTTCTCCGGGAACAGCAACGACTGCTACGAACCGTGGGACGACGACAACGACCACGGGACCCACTGTGCCGGCATCGCCGGGGCGGACGACAACACCGAGGACGTGGTCGGCGTCACCACCGAGGCGACACTCCACGCCGTCAAGGTCCTCGACTGTGCCGGCTCCGGGTCGTACTCCGACATCGCGGCCGGCATCGAGTACGTCGCCGACCAGGGCTGGGACGTCGCCAGCATGAGCCTCGGCGGGTCGAGTTCCCAGACCGTCAAGGACGCCTGCCAGTACGCGGCCGACGCGGGCGTGTTGCTCGTCGCGGCCGCCGGCAACGACGGGTCCTGTACCGACTGCGTCGGCTATCCTGCGGCCTACGACACGGTCATCGCGGTCTCCTCGACGAACCAGAACGACGAACTCTCCAGTTTCTCCAGCCAGGGCCCCGAGGTCGAGATCGCCGCGCCCGGCTCCGACATCACCTCGACGGTCCCCGGCGGGACCGCCACCTTCTCGGGCACCTCGATGGCCTGCCCACACGTCGCCGGCGCGGGCGGCCACCTGATGGCCAGCGGCCAGAGCGCGTCGGAGGCCCGCAGTACCCTCGGCTCGACCGCCGAGGACATCGGCCTCGCCGAGAACGAGTCCGGGAACGGCCTGCTGGACGTGGCCGCGTCGCTCGGGCTCGATTCGAGCGACGACACCTGA
- a CDS encoding S8 family peptidase, whose translation MSDKDSQPSRRTMLQATTGALASAGLVGLGAAEPTDKVEVNVGFDGPSGRSAAFSAADDVVREFNFDAATIRLSKKSAEALERNPNIRYVEKNGTMHALGQTLPWGVDRTDGEVAHANGETGAGADIAILDTGIDSDHPDLQANLGAGKSYVACSTKGGCRFGAKPADNTCYESWDDDNDHGTHCAGIADAVNNTEGVVGVSTEATLHAVKVLDKCGSGSFSDIAAGVEYVADQGWDVGSMSLGGSSGSSTLRDACQYAVNKGVFLVAAAGNDGPCSDCVGYPAAYPEVVAVSSTASDDTLSDFSSTGPEVEIAAPGTDIYSSIASNGSYDTYSGTSMACPHVAGAAGQLMANGYTNSEARDQLTSTAENIGLASNESGAGLLDVAASLGLDSSDN comes from the coding sequence ATGTCTGATAAAGACAGCCAACCGTCACGGCGTACCATGCTGCAAGCGACCACCGGGGCACTCGCGAGTGCCGGACTCGTGGGTCTCGGTGCGGCCGAGCCGACAGACAAGGTAGAGGTCAACGTCGGCTTCGACGGCCCGAGCGGTCGCAGTGCCGCATTCAGCGCGGCCGACGACGTGGTCAGGGAGTTCAACTTCGACGCGGCCACCATCCGGCTCTCGAAGAAGTCCGCGGAGGCGCTGGAGCGGAACCCGAACATCCGCTACGTCGAGAAGAACGGGACGATGCACGCCCTCGGGCAGACGCTCCCGTGGGGCGTCGACCGCACCGACGGTGAGGTCGCCCACGCCAACGGCGAGACGGGCGCGGGCGCCGACATCGCCATCCTCGACACGGGCATCGACTCGGACCACCCCGACCTGCAGGCCAACCTCGGCGCGGGCAAGTCCTACGTCGCCTGCAGTACCAAGGGCGGCTGCCGCTTCGGCGCGAAGCCGGCAGACAACACGTGTTACGAGTCCTGGGACGACGACAACGACCACGGGACACACTGTGCCGGCATCGCCGACGCCGTCAACAACACCGAGGGCGTCGTCGGCGTCTCCACCGAGGCGACACTGCACGCCGTCAAGGTCCTCGACAAGTGTGGTTCCGGCTCGTTCTCCGACATCGCGGCCGGCGTCGAGTACGTCGCCGACCAGGGCTGGGACGTCGGGAGCATGAGCCTCGGCGGCTCCTCCGGCTCCTCGACGCTGCGGGACGCCTGCCAGTACGCCGTGAACAAGGGCGTGTTCCTCGTCGCCGCAGCCGGGAACGACGGCCCCTGTTCTGACTGTGTGGGCTACCCGGCGGCCTACCCCGAGGTCGTCGCCGTCTCCTCGACGGCCTCCGACGACACCCTGTCGGACTTCTCCTCGACCGGCCCCGAGGTCGAGATCGCCGCACCCGGGACGGACATCTACTCCTCCATCGCGTCCAACGGCAGCTACGACACCTACTCGGGCACCTCGATGGCCTGCCCGCACGTCGCTGGCGCCGCCGGTCAGCTGATGGCGAACGGTTACACCAACTCCGAGGCCCGCGACCAGCTGACCTCGACGGCGGAGAACATCGGCCTCGCCAGCAACGAGTCCGGGGCCGGCCTGCTCGACGTGGCCGCCTCGCTCGGCCTCGACTCCTCGGATAACTAA